The following proteins come from a genomic window of Mycobacterium sp. DL:
- a CDS encoding MarR family transcriptional regulator: MSAQVTSDIDPLALERQVCFALAVTNRAVLAVYRPLLEPLGLTHPQYLVMLALWDNQRTSPGRRSPLSVKRIATALQLDSATLSPMLKRLEALGLISRTRSAADERSTDVELTGEGTALRDRALAVPGAVVARLGVELGELEELHRVLTRVNSAALAAGAL; the protein is encoded by the coding sequence GTGTCTGCGCAGGTGACTTCCGATATCGATCCGCTCGCCCTCGAGCGGCAAGTGTGTTTCGCCTTGGCGGTCACCAATCGTGCGGTTCTGGCGGTCTACCGGCCGCTGCTCGAGCCGCTGGGCCTGACGCACCCGCAGTACCTGGTGATGCTCGCGCTGTGGGACAACCAGCGCACTTCCCCGGGTCGCCGGTCACCGCTGTCGGTCAAGCGGATTGCGACGGCGCTGCAGCTGGACTCGGCCACGCTCTCACCCATGCTGAAGCGCCTCGAGGCGTTGGGGCTGATCAGCAGGACCCGTAGCGCCGCCGACGAGCGGTCGACCGATGTCGAGCTGACCGGGGAGGGTACGGCGCTACGGGACCGCGCGCTGGCGGTACCCGGTGCCGTAGTGGCACGCCTCGGTGTCGAGCTCGGCGAGCTCGAGGAGCTGCATCGGGTGCTGACCAGAGTCAACTCCGCCGCG